The Luteolibacter arcticus genome has a window encoding:
- a CDS encoding cupin domain-containing protein, with protein sequence MSPSPAIPPVIVPPADARTHHAFGDTTAFLLTGEQTGGRYTMSANVIDPGGGPPPHWHDHQDEWFYVVDGRAEFFKDGVWTEVPVGTAVFIPRGAVHAFRNAGDTPMKLTIHTAPSGFEAFFARIAEEFNRDGGPDMGRVVEISAEHGIHYV encoded by the coding sequence ATGAGCCCATCTCCCGCGATTCCGCCCGTCATCGTCCCACCTGCCGATGCCAGGACCCACCACGCCTTTGGCGATACGACGGCCTTCCTCCTGACCGGCGAGCAGACCGGCGGGCGCTACACGATGTCGGCGAACGTCATCGACCCCGGCGGTGGTCCGCCGCCGCACTGGCACGATCACCAGGATGAGTGGTTTTACGTAGTGGATGGGCGGGCCGAGTTCTTCAAGGACGGCGTCTGGACGGAAGTCCCGGTGGGCACCGCGGTTTTCATTCCGCGCGGCGCTGTTCACGCCTTCCGCAATGCTGGCGACACGCCGATGAAGCTAACGATCCACACCGCGCCCTCGGGGTTTGAGGCGTTCTTCGCGCGCATCGCGGAGGAGTTCAATCGCGACGGCGGTCCGGACATGGGGAGGGTGGTCGAGATCAGCGCGGAGCATGGGATTCACTATGTGTGA
- a CDS encoding terminase large subunit domain-containing protein produces MAPPSNRAERRGSDRVAKKAAKKAAKKATKRGGPVPAVAIEHAAFDYAREVVDGERIACRWVKLACERFIRDLGRCDIRFDVAAADRAIGFMETFRHYKGEWAGQRMKLEAWQKFVISNIFGWKWVESGLRRFKYAHIEVPRKNGKTLLAAGIAL; encoded by the coding sequence ATGGCACCTCCATCTAACAGGGCCGAGCGGCGCGGTTCGGATCGGGTAGCAAAGAAGGCCGCCAAAAAGGCCGCGAAGAAGGCGACCAAGCGGGGCGGCCCTGTGCCGGCCGTGGCGATCGAGCACGCGGCCTTCGACTACGCGCGAGAGGTGGTGGATGGGGAGCGGATTGCGTGCCGGTGGGTGAAGCTGGCTTGTGAGCGGTTCATCCGCGACCTGGGGCGGTGCGACATCCGGTTCGATGTCGCGGCGGCGGACCGTGCGATCGGGTTCATGGAGACCTTTCGCCACTACAAGGGGGAGTGGGCGGGCCAGCGGATGAAGCTGGAGGCCTGGCAGAAGTTCGTCATCTCCAACATCTTCGGGTGGAAGTGGGTCGAAAGCGGCCTCCGGCGGTTCAAATATGCCCATATCGAGGTGCCGCGGAAGAACGGGAAGACACTGCTTGCCGCCGGCATTGCCCTCTAG
- a CDS encoding HNH endonuclease, translated as MRDARTYDHAWQAYSRRYLRTHPICSCDAVRVWSSGGPAVVSFGPSGAVAPACHTDHVQPLNSGGAKYDPANHQPLCHSCHSKKTARFG; from the coding sequence ATGAGGGATGCGAGGACCTATGACCATGCGTGGCAGGCCTACTCCCGTCGCTACCTCAGGACTCATCCGATTTGCTCATGCGATGCTGTTAGGGTGTGGTCCAGCGGTGGCCCCGCCGTTGTTTCCTTCGGTCCGTCTGGGGCAGTGGCCCCGGCATGTCACACCGACCACGTGCAGCCCCTCAATTCAGGGGGCGCGAAGTATGACCCCGCCAATCACCAACCGCTCTGCCATTCCTGCCATTCCAAGAAGACGGCACGCTTCGGCTGA
- a CDS encoding phage terminase small subunit P27 family: MPMGARGTKPKENLSAMAGMLAPLSAKAPEGIRGGTEAEDEYERLAKELIKLGHLSAIHRQILVDYVEAWEIARTALDEIKSDGPTLENAETGNKYLNPSMTVWSMARSAMETAAKALGMTPLALQSIKNVKPQKPEKKENGPSNFLTGGE; this comes from the coding sequence ATGCCGATGGGAGCCCGTGGGACCAAGCCGAAAGAGAACCTGTCCGCGATGGCGGGCATGCTCGCGCCGTTGTCGGCGAAGGCTCCGGAGGGAATCCGGGGGGGCACCGAGGCCGAGGATGAGTATGAGCGGCTGGCCAAGGAGCTGATCAAGCTGGGGCACCTCTCGGCGATTCATCGGCAGATCCTGGTGGACTACGTCGAGGCGTGGGAGATCGCGCGCACTGCCTTGGACGAAATCAAGTCGGACGGTCCCACGCTGGAGAATGCCGAGACGGGAAACAAATACCTGAACCCGTCCATGACGGTCTGGTCGATGGCACGGAGCGCCATGGAGACTGCTGCGAAGGCGCTGGGGATGACGCCGCTGGCCTTGCAGTCGATCAAGAACGTGAAGCCGCAGAAGCCGGAGAAGAAGGAGAACGGTCCTAGCAACTTCCTGACCGGCGGCGAATGA
- a CDS encoding transglycosylase domain-containing protein: MATSEKNTRNKPKKRRFYKRKRFWFSLLLFGLLVAGIGFVAVERYTRPYRERAETYDLARINDLEIPSLIMDRNGKEIGRVFVQNRSVIPISQVPQLFVDALRAGEDQRFETHDGVDYIGVVRAVWLNYKAGETTQGASTVTQQLARNAYDLESERKAKGETGIERKLVEAFLAQRIEKRYKKKEILEFYLNRIYFGSGFYGIRSAALGYFGKEPKDLDALECAAIVGCIKNPTNLSPLNNPAANQTSRNLVLGRMVDLGALRSSENAKLRVTPLKLNPKPLQRGTTHLYERVADEIRRVLGEDALAAGGFRIQTSIDGEVQRALEQSLQRNLEKAEQRPGYANQKRSQYKKSSGVAPEFLQGAGLMIDHQTGEVLAHVGGRSYEDAPYDVIELGRRPLGTAFLPFLYAAGLMQGLGPATIVEDEPMDNRSVMVGGREGILGEWGMEVAKPSYEGKITARRALEASKIAASVRFAGMAGLENVRKTVERFGLPMKDAELLPRLAAGWEAASLKEAVRGISAFAHGGSTAPMQLTIVDRIDNSAGATVYRRDIRPPVRLEATDDATAFMVHSMMRGSMERGNIAGLADRMVEKPFTGAGKTGTTHDFSDNWFLGYNGRVSCGVWIGFLQSGKSIYEGAFSKDLAMPVWEDAMNTAATNFGGKIISQPESVVQAEICRVSGQRATPYCYDTYTDPATGATLTGPSKIAEYFRRGSENLPFCPLHSGETAADAGAASIGLSQLAIIDTTPVRSKAAVLLGEDPYYTEQVMLDGAVQPSMRNRTNVLDSFDLGDGEARMKLPWPDRLDIDPE, encoded by the coding sequence ATGGCCACGAGCGAAAAAAACACGCGGAACAAGCCGAAGAAGAGGCGCTTCTACAAGCGCAAACGCTTCTGGTTCTCCCTCCTTCTCTTCGGCCTGCTGGTCGCCGGAATCGGCTTCGTGGCGGTCGAGCGCTACACCCGACCTTACCGGGAGCGCGCCGAGACCTACGATCTCGCCCGGATCAATGACCTTGAAATCCCGAGCCTGATCATGGACCGGAATGGCAAGGAAATCGGCCGCGTCTTCGTCCAAAACCGCAGCGTGATCCCGATCTCGCAGGTGCCGCAGCTTTTCGTCGATGCCCTGCGTGCGGGGGAGGACCAGCGCTTCGAGACGCACGATGGAGTGGACTACATCGGCGTCGTCCGCGCCGTGTGGCTGAACTACAAGGCCGGCGAGACGACGCAGGGCGCGAGCACCGTCACCCAGCAGCTCGCGCGGAATGCCTATGACCTGGAATCCGAACGCAAGGCGAAGGGCGAGACGGGAATTGAGCGGAAGCTGGTGGAGGCTTTCCTCGCCCAGCGGATCGAGAAGCGCTACAAGAAGAAGGAGATCCTGGAGTTCTACCTGAACCGCATCTATTTCGGCAGCGGCTTCTACGGGATCCGCTCGGCGGCGCTTGGCTACTTCGGCAAGGAACCGAAGGATCTGGATGCGCTGGAGTGCGCCGCGATCGTCGGCTGCATCAAGAACCCAACCAATCTTTCCCCGCTCAACAACCCGGCGGCGAACCAGACTTCGCGCAACCTGGTGCTCGGCCGCATGGTCGATCTCGGCGCACTGCGCAGCAGCGAGAACGCCAAGCTGCGGGTGACGCCGCTGAAGCTGAATCCGAAGCCGCTGCAACGCGGCACCACCCACCTCTACGAGCGCGTCGCGGATGAGATCCGCCGGGTGCTCGGCGAGGATGCCCTCGCGGCCGGTGGTTTCCGCATCCAGACGTCCATCGATGGCGAGGTGCAGCGTGCGCTGGAGCAGAGCCTGCAGCGGAATTTGGAAAAAGCCGAGCAGCGTCCCGGCTACGCCAACCAGAAACGCTCGCAGTACAAGAAATCCTCCGGAGTGGCCCCCGAGTTCCTCCAAGGAGCGGGCCTGATGATCGACCACCAGACCGGCGAGGTCCTCGCCCACGTCGGTGGCCGCAGTTATGAAGACGCGCCGTATGATGTGATCGAGCTCGGCCGCCGTCCGCTGGGCACCGCCTTCCTGCCATTCCTCTACGCCGCCGGCCTGATGCAGGGCCTCGGCCCGGCCACGATCGTGGAGGACGAGCCGATGGACAACCGCTCGGTCATGGTCGGCGGTCGCGAAGGCATCCTCGGCGAGTGGGGCATGGAAGTCGCCAAGCCGAGCTACGAGGGCAAGATCACCGCACGCCGCGCGCTCGAGGCATCGAAGATCGCCGCCTCCGTCCGCTTCGCTGGCATGGCAGGTCTCGAGAATGTCCGGAAGACCGTGGAGCGCTTCGGCCTGCCGATGAAGGACGCCGAGCTGCTGCCACGACTGGCCGCAGGCTGGGAGGCAGCCTCGCTGAAGGAAGCGGTGCGCGGCATTTCCGCCTTCGCCCACGGTGGATCGACCGCGCCGATGCAGCTCACCATCGTCGATCGCATCGATAACTCCGCGGGGGCGACCGTCTACCGTCGCGATATCCGCCCGCCGGTACGGCTTGAGGCCACCGATGACGCCACCGCCTTCATGGTGCATAGCATGATGCGCGGCAGCATGGAGCGGGGGAATATCGCCGGTCTCGCCGACCGCATGGTCGAGAAGCCCTTCACCGGCGCGGGCAAGACCGGGACCACCCACGACTTCTCGGACAATTGGTTCCTGGGCTACAATGGCCGCGTTTCCTGCGGCGTGTGGATCGGCTTCCTGCAGTCCGGCAAGTCAATCTACGAGGGCGCCTTTTCCAAGGACCTCGCCATGCCGGTGTGGGAAGATGCCATGAATACCGCCGCCACGAACTTCGGCGGCAAGATCATCTCCCAGCCGGAGTCGGTGGTGCAGGCGGAAATCTGCCGCGTGTCCGGCCAGCGTGCGACGCCCTATTGCTACGATACCTACACCGATCCCGCGACCGGCGCGACCCTCACCGGCCCCTCGAAGATCGCGGAATATTTCCGCCGGGGCAGCGAAAACCTGCCCTTCTGCCCGCTGCACTCCGGCGAGACCGCTGCCGACGCAGGCGCCGCCTCGATCGGCCTGTCCCAACTCGCGATCATCGATACCACCCCGGTCCGGTCCAAGGCAGCCGTGCTGCTCGGCGAGGACCCCTACTACACCGAGCAGGTCATGCTGGATGGCGCGGTGCAGCCTTCCATGCGGAATCGCACCAACGTGCTCGATAGCTTCGACCTCGGCGATGGCGAGGCCCGCATGAAATTGCCGTGGCCGGACCGCCTCGATATCGACCCGGAGTGA
- a CDS encoding mechanosensitive ion channel family protein — MSPLHPFTPILASSMPAWLTTSLGGTPVWASLALPVVACLAWLAAKLIGMLAGSNAGRNDEEKVKENVKTKRSRFRSFVALSRKPAQWCVGTALFHLGRKPLPLSAGLQGFLHYLELAVGTLAILWLMLRLTDTGSKFLAGTLDRTGRSHAKAAIPLVRKVVKGAVIIFGIVFLLQNLGINVGAILAGLGIGGLALALAGKQTVEDLFAGVTLVVDQPARVGDFCKFGTSAGTIEDIGIRSTRIRTLDRTLLTIPNAKLCELPIENVTVRDRILLKAVLALRYETTPAQMRSILENMRALLEERPDIAPGSRVRFIEFTESALNLEVFAYVVTRDMNEFLMVREELYLRIMDIISESGSAFASPSPPVVLQAAGETAAVVG, encoded by the coding sequence ATGAGCCCGCTCCACCCTTTCACGCCGATCCTCGCTTCCAGCATGCCCGCTTGGCTCACCACTTCGCTCGGTGGGACGCCCGTGTGGGCATCGCTGGCCTTGCCGGTGGTGGCTTGCCTCGCGTGGCTCGCGGCGAAGTTGATCGGCATGCTCGCGGGCTCGAACGCCGGACGGAATGATGAGGAGAAGGTGAAGGAGAACGTTAAGACGAAGCGGTCGCGCTTCCGGAGCTTCGTGGCTCTTTCACGCAAACCCGCCCAATGGTGCGTGGGCACTGCGCTCTTCCACCTTGGCCGCAAGCCGCTACCGCTGTCGGCCGGGTTGCAGGGATTCCTCCACTACCTTGAGCTCGCCGTGGGCACGCTGGCCATCCTGTGGCTGATGCTGCGACTGACCGACACGGGATCGAAGTTCCTGGCCGGCACGCTTGATCGCACCGGCCGCTCGCATGCGAAGGCCGCCATTCCGCTGGTGAGGAAGGTGGTGAAGGGAGCCGTCATCATCTTCGGCATCGTGTTCTTGTTGCAGAATCTCGGGATCAATGTCGGTGCGATCCTCGCGGGGCTCGGCATTGGTGGTCTCGCACTCGCGCTCGCGGGGAAGCAGACGGTGGAGGATCTCTTCGCCGGCGTGACACTGGTGGTGGATCAACCCGCGCGGGTCGGCGACTTCTGCAAGTTCGGCACCAGCGCTGGCACCATCGAGGACATTGGCATCCGCTCGACACGGATCCGCACGCTCGATCGCACGCTGCTGACGATTCCGAATGCCAAGCTCTGCGAACTTCCGATCGAGAACGTGACCGTGCGCGACCGCATCCTGCTCAAGGCGGTGCTGGCGCTGCGCTATGAAACCACCCCTGCGCAGATGCGGTCGATCCTGGAAAACATGCGGGCCCTGTTAGAAGAACGGCCGGACATCGCACCCGGGAGCCGGGTGAGGTTCATCGAGTTCACCGAGTCCGCGCTGAACCTCGAAGTCTTCGCGTATGTCGTCACGCGCGACATGAATGAATTCCTCATGGTGCGCGAAGAACTCTACCTGCGGATCATGGACATCATTAGCGAGTCCGGATCCGCCTTCGCCTCCCCTTCCCCGCCGGTGGTGTTGCAGGCAGCGGGTGAGACGGCGGCGGTGGTCGGGTGA
- a CDS encoding SUKH-3 domain-containing protein, with protein MVRILKCLSRTLRLVSNVRGRFRLGVLAPLVDAGWHEGRNWELERLEEYLSGFDTVFPPAAGRVLSEFGGLDIGLGGADDHFWLHH; from the coding sequence ATGGTGAGGATCTTGAAATGCCTTTCCAGGACTTTGCGGCTGGTCAGCAATGTTCGCGGCCGGTTTCGCTTGGGAGTTTTGGCTCCACTTGTTGATGCCGGGTGGCACGAAGGCCGGAACTGGGAGCTCGAGCGCCTCGAGGAATATTTGTCTGGATTCGACACCGTTTTTCCACCGGCTGCCGGCAGGGTGTTGTCCGAGTTTGGAGGATTGGATATCGGGCTGGGGGGGGCGGACGATCATTTTTGGCTACATCACTGA
- a CDS encoding class I SAM-dependent methyltransferase → MAAALYDPQEGYYARSAGQVGKAGDFFTSVSVGPLFGRLLARHIAAWHRQCGSPERWRVIETGANDGALAADILAGLARLSTDAGLEYVIIEPLPQLARIQRKRLVEAAVLESATALADDPLPSFVLGNEVIDALPFHVIESDGTVWLELGVAVDAESGVFIWQPLGPAAAEVAGHLPVMPAGYRTEVRSGVRDFLKPLAAAMTKGGRMLWVDYGFTRDDYYHESRTTGTLRTFSRHRAGEDPLDSPGEIDITAHVDFTGLAADLDAVGGQVVRFEPQGRFLTHVARPWLLEMEGRTDDDAKKELRAFQTLTHPGHLGSRFHVMEAGF, encoded by the coding sequence ATGGCGGCCGCACTTTACGACCCTCAGGAGGGCTACTACGCCCGGTCGGCCGGCCAAGTGGGCAAGGCCGGCGACTTTTTCACCAGCGTCAGCGTGGGGCCGCTCTTCGGCCGCCTGCTGGCCCGGCACATCGCCGCGTGGCACCGCCAATGCGGCTCCCCGGAACGATGGCGGGTGATTGAAACAGGCGCGAACGACGGCGCTCTAGCCGCCGATATCCTCGCCGGGCTGGCCCGCCTCTCCACCGATGCCGGGCTGGAATACGTGATCATCGAGCCCCTGCCCCAGCTCGCCCGGATCCAGCGCAAACGCCTCGTGGAAGCCGCCGTGCTCGAAAGCGCCACCGCCCTAGCGGACGATCCCCTGCCCTCCTTCGTTCTCGGGAATGAGGTCATCGACGCGTTGCCTTTCCACGTCATCGAGTCAGACGGCACCGTCTGGCTCGAGCTGGGCGTGGCGGTGGACGCCGAAAGCGGGGTCTTCATCTGGCAACCGCTCGGCCCCGCGGCGGCGGAGGTCGCCGGGCACCTGCCGGTCATGCCCGCTGGCTATCGCACCGAGGTCCGCAGCGGCGTCCGGGATTTCCTGAAGCCGCTCGCCGCCGCCATGACCAAGGGCGGGCGCATGCTGTGGGTCGACTACGGCTTCACGCGCGATGACTACTACCACGAGTCCCGCACCACCGGCACGCTGCGGACCTTTTCCCGGCACCGAGCCGGCGAGGACCCGCTCGATTCACCCGGCGAGATCGACATCACCGCGCACGTCGATTTCACCGGCCTCGCCGCAGATCTCGATGCGGTCGGCGGCCAAGTCGTGCGCTTCGAGCCGCAAGGCCGCTTCCTCACCCATGTCGCCCGCCCATGGCTGCTCGAAATGGAAGGCCGCACCGACGACGACGCCAAGAAAGAGCTACGGGCCTTCCAGACCCTGACCCACCCCGGCCACCTCGGCTCGCGGTTTCACGTCATGGAAGCGGGGTTCTAA
- a CDS encoding helix-turn-helix transcriptional regulator: MNRIDRLTGMILLLQGQRVITAEQIAGHFEISVRTVYRDLSALGEAGVPIIAEAGVGYSLVRGYHMPPVMFTEDEGAALFMSGEVTEQIADESLKQSLRSALLKVRSVLPQEKRDYLHRLKDAVGVWFRRPDDGAARRESLMPIQDAIVRRLCLAICYNTANRGALTDRVVEPLGLIFYSRQWHLIAWCRVRRDFRDFRLDRVARWEVLGECFEGHAGFSVKEFLRENIECHELTPATVLVEREVLERFRMEMPCTPVSDEVQRDGRVKLELLSFSIPWMAEWLLGFGRRVEAVHPPELREQMGEIALAMVERYVEEGVGV, from the coding sequence ATGAACCGCATCGACCGACTCACCGGGATGATCCTGCTGCTGCAAGGGCAGCGGGTGATCACCGCGGAGCAGATCGCGGGGCATTTCGAGATCAGCGTGCGGACAGTCTATCGGGATCTCTCGGCGTTGGGCGAGGCGGGCGTGCCGATCATTGCGGAGGCCGGGGTGGGTTACAGCCTGGTGCGCGGCTATCACATGCCGCCGGTGATGTTCACGGAGGATGAGGGGGCGGCGCTTTTCATGAGCGGCGAGGTGACCGAGCAGATTGCGGATGAGTCGCTGAAGCAGTCGCTGCGGTCGGCCTTGCTGAAGGTGCGCTCGGTCTTGCCGCAGGAGAAGCGGGATTACCTGCACCGGCTGAAGGATGCCGTGGGCGTGTGGTTCCGGCGGCCGGACGATGGAGCTGCGCGGCGCGAGTCGTTGATGCCGATTCAGGATGCGATCGTGCGGCGCCTTTGCCTGGCGATCTGCTACAATACGGCCAACCGCGGCGCGCTCACCGATCGCGTGGTGGAGCCGCTCGGGCTGATCTTCTATTCGCGCCAGTGGCACCTGATCGCATGGTGTCGGGTGCGGCGGGATTTCCGGGACTTCCGGCTCGACCGCGTGGCACGCTGGGAGGTGCTTGGCGAGTGCTTCGAAGGGCACGCGGGTTTTTCGGTGAAGGAATTTTTGCGCGAGAATATCGAGTGCCACGAGCTGACGCCCGCGACGGTGCTGGTGGAGCGCGAGGTGTTGGAGCGCTTCCGCATGGAGATGCCGTGCACGCCGGTGTCGGATGAGGTGCAGCGCGACGGCCGCGTGAAACTGGAGCTGCTGAGCTTCTCGATTCCGTGGATGGCGGAGTGGCTGTTAGGTTTCGGCCGGCGGGTGGAGGCGGTGCATCCGCCGGAATTGCGCGAGCAGATGGGGGAGATCGCGCTGGCGATGGTGGAGCGGTATGTGGAGGAGGGCGTGGGGGTGTGA